In Mongoliitalea daihaiensis, one DNA window encodes the following:
- a CDS encoding sensor histidine kinase, whose translation MNTRTKRLLYTFAVLSIGLLLVFLVDFSSSDPAKRFAQPISQKIQAVEAAFDLDFIDLLMKNRPDDDVNFTSLSINSNHPYYIFSDNGELLYWSEFTFIPDFENIQVSVNPSILETREGIFFSKLRRFSRNERSFWLLQVYPLILNSVVQNDYLPSGYNQEVFGSEDFVIVSEQSDRGIPILGLKNDVLFYVSFQENYRSIGESRNLPVLVFFFSLLALVAILSNDLVRMLWRKGHSWKAVLYTLLILVAVRGAMLSLSFPKDFFDFALFDSVQYASSWVNPSLGDLLLNMLAVMLVFGMVLKILAFPNFSFLVLMSDTNFPHWLKLILAYILSFFFLALFYSLYVNILTNSQWDLNILSLPSFDLFKGLSLLIIFFGASIYLLFNLYGLKVIMDEQSFQKGKAIQLLLLLFIPLNIFLLWVNWIWAILVFVHLFFLVSVIGFQLFQNVQRIGLSTFLTFFFGCLIAGLITGIASYEVYLEREIESKERFGSQQLLENDLMAEFLLADVMEKIREDLFIRAAITDPFQPKEAIERKIRRIHLPNYFDQYAIKVKVFNTNGDNILNREDISTLQDLRVSYVKSDFVTSVRDLYMPSISGGEFLNKFYTAFVPLFREGNLIGTVYLEMQQLRVLPSAVFPKLLLDNRYSNFFNEQSYDYAVLVEGELQYTVGVFNYRMATFEKSMQDPELFARGIHRNGYHHLGVQDGTKTVVVSSPNYPIYYILADISLFFISFILLTLISMFAYALFKGLGKVDFNFATKLQMYLNFAFFFPILIISVIIIGLLSNSYQEELDRQYLEKVTILRDNLTTVLERQEAGISARDEFPEAVNTLSATSNTEINVYGASGTMLYSSQPTIFDKRIISRKINPQAIVEIVEKANNVALIKEHVGGLNFKSVYAAIRSSDGETIQAIISVPFFESEEELDRLIADVLSNIINIFVLIFIIFLFVSYFVSKQITHPFKLLTQKLKMTGLEDNEPMYWPSRDEIGLLVNEYNNMLFKLEASKKVLSETEKESAWREMAKQVAHEIKNPLTPMKLTLQHLLRLQADNKLDDPSMLKRPIETLIHQVDTLSDIATSFSTFAKMPLPKNEIVNFKKVISDTIELFKSREKGAIYFADESSMDVVEIKGDDQLVGRIISNLIINGIQAVDGRKKPVIRLRLYKDHSDAVLSVEDNGKGIPDSLKDKIFIPNFSTKSEGSGLGLAIAKRGTETIGGKIWFETGEGKGTIFYLSFPCVNRET comes from the coding sequence ATGAATACCCGAACCAAACGTTTACTCTATACTTTTGCCGTTTTATCGATTGGTTTATTGTTGGTTTTTTTGGTAGATTTTTCCTCTTCCGATCCTGCCAAAAGATTTGCCCAGCCAATTTCTCAAAAAATCCAGGCCGTAGAAGCTGCTTTTGATTTGGACTTTATTGATCTTTTAATGAAAAATAGGCCTGATGATGATGTAAATTTCACTAGTCTATCTATAAATTCCAATCATCCATATTATATATTTTCTGATAACGGTGAGCTCCTGTATTGGTCTGAGTTTACATTTATACCTGATTTTGAGAATATACAAGTAAGTGTGAATCCCTCCATTTTGGAAACAAGGGAAGGTATTTTTTTTAGTAAGCTGCGAAGGTTCTCAAGAAACGAACGCTCTTTTTGGCTCCTTCAAGTGTATCCATTGATACTCAATTCGGTTGTACAGAATGATTACTTGCCTTCGGGATATAACCAAGAGGTTTTTGGTTCGGAGGATTTCGTAATTGTTAGTGAACAAAGTGATCGAGGGATTCCTATTTTAGGATTGAAGAATGATGTATTGTTTTATGTGTCTTTTCAGGAAAACTACCGGTCTATAGGAGAATCAAGAAATCTGCCTGTGTTGGTTTTCTTTTTTTCCCTATTAGCGCTAGTGGCCATTTTATCGAATGATTTAGTGCGCATGTTGTGGCGTAAGGGACACTCTTGGAAAGCAGTGTTGTATACTCTTTTGATTTTAGTTGCTGTCAGAGGCGCCATGCTTAGCTTGAGTTTCCCTAAAGATTTTTTTGATTTTGCGCTTTTTGATTCTGTCCAATATGCTTCCTCTTGGGTTAACCCAAGCTTAGGGGATTTACTTTTAAATATGCTTGCTGTAATGTTGGTCTTTGGAATGGTACTTAAAATTTTAGCCTTTCCAAATTTTAGTTTTTTGGTCTTAATGTCCGACACTAATTTTCCGCATTGGTTAAAATTAATTTTAGCATATATACTTTCTTTTTTTTTCCTTGCGCTCTTTTATAGTTTGTATGTCAATATTTTAACAAACTCTCAATGGGATTTAAATATTTTAAGCCTTCCTTCATTTGATTTATTTAAGGGACTTTCTCTCCTAATAATATTTTTTGGGGCGTCTATCTATTTGCTTTTTAATTTATATGGGTTGAAAGTAATTATGGATGAACAATCCTTTCAAAAAGGGAAAGCTATTCAGCTTCTTTTATTGCTCTTTATTCCCCTAAATATTTTCTTGCTTTGGGTAAATTGGATTTGGGCTATTTTAGTCTTCGTGCATTTATTTTTTTTAGTTTCTGTTATTGGATTTCAACTATTTCAGAATGTTCAAAGAATAGGTTTGTCCACCTTTTTGACATTTTTCTTTGGATGCCTGATCGCAGGATTAATTACTGGTATAGCTTCTTATGAAGTATACTTGGAAAGAGAAATAGAATCTAAAGAACGGTTTGGGAGTCAGCAACTCTTGGAGAATGACCTCATGGCCGAGTTTTTACTTGCGGATGTGATGGAAAAAATCCGTGAGGATTTATTCATTAGGGCTGCTATTACAGACCCCTTTCAGCCAAAAGAAGCGATTGAGCGAAAAATAAGAAGAATTCATCTTCCCAATTACTTTGATCAATACGCCATCAAGGTTAAGGTATTTAATACTAACGGAGATAATATTTTAAATCGGGAGGATATTTCTACTCTTCAAGATCTGAGGGTGTCCTATGTGAAAAGTGATTTTGTAACTTCTGTCAGAGATTTGTACATGCCTAGTATCTCCGGCGGGGAATTTTTGAATAAGTTTTATACTGCGTTTGTTCCTCTTTTTAGAGAGGGCAACCTTATTGGTACAGTCTATTTGGAAATGCAACAGTTACGAGTCCTGCCTAGCGCTGTATTCCCCAAGCTTTTGCTGGATAACCGATATTCAAATTTTTTCAACGAGCAATCGTATGATTATGCTGTGTTGGTTGAAGGAGAGCTTCAATACACTGTTGGGGTTTTTAACTACAGGATGGCTACATTTGAAAAGAGCATGCAAGATCCAGAATTATTTGCTCGGGGAATTCACAGAAATGGTTATCACCATTTAGGTGTTCAGGATGGGACAAAAACAGTCGTTGTGTCTTCTCCAAATTACCCCATATATTACATTCTGGCCGACATTTCTTTATTTTTTATTTCCTTTATTCTATTGACATTGATCAGTATGTTTGCCTATGCACTTTTCAAAGGTTTAGGTAAGGTTGATTTTAATTTTGCCACCAAGCTTCAGATGTATCTGAATTTTGCTTTTTTCTTTCCAATTTTGATTATTTCCGTCATTATCATTGGTTTGTTGTCCAATTCGTATCAAGAGGAGCTTGATCGGCAGTACCTAGAGAAAGTGACTATTTTAAGGGATAATCTGACCACAGTGCTCGAACGTCAGGAGGCAGGGATTTCCGCGAGAGATGAGTTCCCGGAAGCTGTTAATACCCTATCTGCGACTTCAAATACTGAAATTAATGTGTATGGGGCTTCAGGTACCATGCTATATAGTTCTCAGCCAACAATTTTTGATAAGCGTATTATTTCCCGGAAAATCAATCCTCAAGCAATCGTAGAGATTGTCGAGAAAGCAAATAACGTTGCATTGATCAAGGAACATGTTGGTGGATTGAATTTTAAATCAGTGTATGCTGCGATTAGAAGTTCTGATGGTGAAACTATCCAAGCCATTATTTCAGTTCCCTTTTTTGAAAGCGAAGAAGAACTTGATCGGTTAATTGCAGATGTATTGAGTAATATCATCAACATTTTTGTTTTAATTTTTATCATTTTCTTGTTCGTATCCTATTTTGTATCCAAGCAGATTACCCATCCTTTTAAATTGCTGACGCAAAAATTAAAAATGACAGGTTTAGAGGATAATGAGCCCATGTATTGGCCTTCAAGAGATGAAATTGGATTGTTGGTAAATGAGTACAATAATATGCTCTTTAAACTTGAAGCAAGTAAAAAAGTACTTTCTGAAACTGAAAAAGAATCGGCATGGAGAGAGATGGCTAAGCAGGTAGCGCATGAGATCAAAAATCCACTGACACCGATGAAGCTGACTTTGCAACACTTGTTACGATTGCAGGCAGATAATAAATTGGATGATCCATCCATGCTCAAGCGCCCGATTGAAACTTTAATTCATCAGGTAGATACACTCAGTGATATTGCTACTTCATTTTCTACCTTTGCTAAAATGCCTTTGCCTAAAAATGAAATCGTGAATTTCAAAAAAGTAATCAGTGATACCATTGAATTGTTTAAGTCGAGAGAAAAGGGAGCAATTTACTTTGCTGATGAAAGCTCTATGGATGTAGTTGAAATTAAAGGTGATGATCAATTAGTGGGAAGGATTATTTCTAATTTGATTATCAATGGAATTCAGGCAGTAGATGGTAGAAAAAAACCTGTAATTCGATTGCGACTATATAAAGATCATAGCGATGCAGTCCTTTCTGTAGAAGATAATGGTAAGGGAATTCCTGATTCTTTGAAAGACAAGATATTTATTCCCAATTTTAGTACCAAGAGTGAAGGCTCGGGCCTAGGGCTAGCGATTGCTAAAAGGGGTACAGAGACTATCGGTGGAAAAATTTGGTTTGAAACTGGGGAAGGTAAGGGGACAATATTTTATCTGAGTTTTCCTTGTGTCAATAGAGAAACATAA
- a CDS encoding heavy metal translocating P-type ATPase, which translates to MSNPVRLKPITEHQACFHCGEQCTSEILHFDGKEFCCSGCKLVYEVLSESELCSYYDIADTPGISQKSNQGKDNRFDYLDDADIIDKLVDFKNQQEIHITFFIPLIHCASCIWLLENLHKLHSGIVSGRVDFIKKKVQVKYNSDQINLKEVVQLLSKIGYEPSINLADSDKKKPEISDKKLIKKLAVAGFCFGNMMLFSLPEYFSEAELLGEGFKKTFNYLNVFLALPVFFYAATDYYRSAWLSVKNRAVNMDVPIAIGIVTLFIYSLFDILYLGNEGYMDTLGGLLFFLLIGKYYQQKTYDTLSFDRDYKSYFPIAVTKVVRNREEVIPLIKLQVGDIIKVRNEELIPADSILLEGEATIDYSFVTGEEVPISKQKGELIYAGGRQKGNALTLTVQKSPSQGYLTDLWNNESFEKDKIQDLASLANRISGKFTFIVIFIALLAFAYWAYAGQVSTAVLAFTSVLIITCPCALAMSTPFTLGNTLRVFGQGKFYLKNAQVIERLARVDTVVFDKTGTLTDPGKASVTYSGESLSPETQSLIKGMVSQSTHALSNRINSWLEGVTATSLEQVLELTGKGLQTIYKGQQIRLGSAVFVGANTKNLPSGGNLVFLAIEEQVLGYFYILSGLREGIAEVVSEIQGQAKVHLLSGDQDHERENLQQTFGQDVLMNFNQSPKDKLTYIQQLNQSGVQTLMVGDGLNDAGALQESQVGIALTDNITNFSPASDAIMDASMVQKLPRFLQFAKTSRNIIKASFGLSFTYNVFGVFFAVQGLVSPVFCAILMPISSISVVVFTTVTTNYLAYKRGLKPKIW; encoded by the coding sequence ATGAGTAACCCAGTACGATTGAAACCGATTACCGAACATCAAGCCTGTTTTCACTGTGGCGAGCAATGCACAAGCGAAATTCTCCATTTCGATGGAAAAGAGTTTTGCTGTTCGGGTTGTAAATTGGTGTACGAAGTGCTCTCTGAAAGTGAACTTTGCAGCTATTACGATATTGCTGACACACCTGGAATTAGTCAAAAATCTAATCAAGGAAAAGATAATCGGTTTGACTATTTGGATGATGCAGATATCATCGATAAGCTAGTAGACTTTAAAAATCAACAGGAAATTCACATTACTTTTTTTATCCCTTTGATTCATTGTGCATCCTGCATTTGGTTATTGGAAAATCTTCACAAACTACACTCCGGTATAGTGTCGGGTCGCGTAGATTTTATTAAGAAAAAAGTTCAGGTAAAATATAATAGTGACCAAATAAACCTGAAAGAGGTCGTTCAACTTCTTTCTAAAATTGGCTATGAACCATCCATCAATTTGGCTGATTCTGATAAAAAGAAGCCGGAAATCTCGGATAAAAAGTTGATTAAAAAACTAGCGGTTGCTGGTTTTTGCTTCGGTAATATGATGTTATTTTCCTTACCGGAGTATTTCTCGGAAGCGGAACTTTTGGGTGAAGGTTTCAAAAAGACATTTAATTACCTCAATGTATTCTTGGCATTACCGGTATTTTTCTACGCTGCTACAGATTACTATCGTTCGGCCTGGCTTTCAGTCAAGAATAGGGCCGTGAATATGGATGTGCCCATAGCGATTGGGATTGTTACCTTGTTTATCTACAGTCTCTTTGATATTTTATACTTAGGCAATGAAGGATACATGGACACCTTGGGTGGATTGTTATTCTTCCTTTTGATAGGGAAATATTATCAACAAAAAACCTACGATACCCTATCTTTTGATAGAGATTATAAATCTTACTTTCCTATCGCAGTCACTAAAGTGGTGAGAAATCGGGAAGAGGTGATTCCATTGATCAAACTTCAGGTTGGAGATATCATCAAGGTAAGAAACGAGGAATTAATTCCGGCAGACAGCATTTTATTGGAAGGGGAGGCAACCATTGATTATAGTTTTGTGACAGGTGAAGAAGTGCCCATTTCGAAGCAAAAAGGGGAGTTGATCTATGCGGGGGGAAGACAAAAGGGCAATGCCTTGACTTTGACTGTCCAAAAATCACCTTCCCAAGGGTATTTGACGGATCTTTGGAACAATGAGAGTTTTGAAAAGGATAAAATTCAAGATTTGGCATCCTTAGCTAACCGCATTTCTGGGAAGTTTACATTTATAGTAATTTTTATCGCACTCTTAGCATTTGCCTATTGGGCTTATGCGGGGCAAGTTTCTACTGCAGTGTTGGCATTTACCTCTGTATTGATCATTACTTGTCCGTGTGCTTTGGCCATGTCTACGCCATTTACTTTGGGGAATACGCTTCGAGTTTTTGGACAGGGTAAGTTTTATTTGAAAAATGCTCAAGTGATCGAACGTTTGGCTCGTGTGGACACAGTCGTTTTTGACAAAACAGGAACATTGACGGATCCTGGTAAGGCTTCGGTCACGTATTCAGGTGAGTCACTTTCCCCTGAGACACAATCCTTGATCAAGGGGATGGTCTCCCAGTCTACGCATGCTTTGAGTAATCGCATCAATTCTTGGCTCGAAGGAGTGACAGCAACTTCATTGGAACAGGTGTTGGAATTGACTGGCAAAGGACTGCAAACCATCTACAAAGGACAGCAAATTCGTTTAGGTTCGGCGGTATTTGTAGGGGCGAATACTAAGAACTTACCTAGTGGAGGTAATTTGGTGTTCCTTGCAATTGAAGAACAAGTGCTAGGGTATTTCTATATTCTTTCTGGATTGAGAGAGGGAATTGCGGAGGTAGTATCTGAGATACAGGGTCAAGCGAAAGTCCATTTGCTATCTGGGGACCAAGATCATGAGCGAGAGAATCTCCAACAAACGTTTGGGCAAGATGTGCTGATGAATTTCAATCAAAGTCCGAAAGATAAATTGACCTACATACAGCAACTCAATCAGTCAGGTGTGCAGACGTTGATGGTAGGAGATGGCCTCAATGATGCGGGGGCTCTACAGGAAAGTCAGGTAGGGATCGCTTTGACGGATAATATCACTAATTTCTCTCCAGCTTCTGATGCGATCATGGATGCCTCCATGGTGCAGAAGTTACCTCGGTTTTTGCAATTCGCTAAGACCAGTAGAAATATTATCAAAGCCAGTTTCGGCCTAAGCTTTACATACAATGTCTTTGGAGTCTTTTTCGCTGTGCAGGGCCTAGTCAGCCCGGTATTCTGTGCGATTTTGATGCCGATATCCAGCATTTCTGTGGTAGTGTTTACCACGGTTACGACTAATTATCTAGCTTACAAACGTGGGCTTAAACCAAAAATCTGGTAA
- the ccoS gene encoding cbb3-type cytochrome oxidase assembly protein CcoS translates to MEVIFVLIAISLILAGTFLFLFFRAMKGGQFDDNHTPAIRILFENKPNNKNKEVPSTKSK, encoded by the coding sequence ATGGAAGTAATCTTTGTGCTCATAGCCATCAGTCTTATCCTCGCAGGAACCTTTCTTTTCCTCTTTTTTAGAGCAATGAAAGGAGGACAGTTTGATGATAATCATACGCCTGCGATCAGGATTTTATTTGAGAATAAACCAAACAATAAAAATAAAGAAGTACCATCAACAAAATCGAAGTAA